A genomic stretch from Hemicordylus capensis ecotype Gifberg chromosome 1, rHemCap1.1.pri, whole genome shotgun sequence includes:
- the LOC128339578 gene encoding uncharacterized protein LOC128339578 codes for MELWCRPLLAINCGLMPAGNSSGLFPLQSCPSTPLIPSAPTPPPPFPRPYEYPEDDWVQPIYPSPPPPQPQVIPQPQLHPIPNVPDVQRAPSPGRGAGIGLVDLGTTPLQRLRKDLEALDLAIVPSNSGTVSLTNPKTSPVAWHTRSKSSSRVPILAPLRETLTATGERTLVHVPFSSADLMNWKLQTKSLREDLVACSSLFESVFATHKPIWADVQQMAGSLLTAEERRLLLQKATQLAANMGARQTPVATAADLYPLQDLNWDPNTDAGSAALDTFRQLFLEALNTCVPRNTNLSGSK; via the exons ATGGAATTATGGTGCAGACCTCTGTTAGCTATAAACTGTGGGCTAATGCCCGCAGGGAATTCTTCTGGACTATTTCCCTTGCAGTCTTGCCCTTCCACTCCCCTCATTCCTTCCGCTCCCACCCCTCCTCCACCCTTTCCCAGGCCCTATGAATATCCAGAAGATGATTGGGTTCAACCTATTTACccatctccacccccaccacaacctcAGGTTATTCCCCAGCCTCAGTTGCATCCAATTCCCAATGTGCCTGATGTACAGAGAGCACCCTCTCCAGGAAGGGGGGCGGGCATAG GTTTGGTTGACTTGGGAACAACACCATTGCAGCGTTTAAGGAAAGATTTGGAAGCCTTGGATTTAGCTATTGTGCCTAGTAACAGCGGTACCGTCTCCCTTACAAACCCCAAAACCAGCCCCGTTGCCTGGCATACTAGgagtaaaagcagcagcagggtccCAATTTTGGCTCCATTGAGGGAGACTTTAACTGCCACAGGGGAACGAACATTAGTCCATGTTCCCTTTTCATCTGCAGATTTAATGAACTGGAAGTTGCAAACCAAATCACTTAGAGAAGACCTGGTAGCCTGCTCTAGTCTCTTTGAGTCTGTGTTTGCTACTCACAAACCTATATGGGCCGATGTCCAGCAAATGGCCGGTTCCTTGCTTACAGCGGAGGAACGACGCCTCCTTTTGCAAAAAGCTACCCAGTTGGCCGCCAACATGGGCGCCCGTCAGACACCAGTAGCCACAGCAGCAGATCTATATCCTTTGCAGGATCTTAACTGGGATCCAAATACTGATGCTGGGAGtgccgctttggacacttttcgCCAGCTCTTTCTAGAGGCTCTCAACACTTGTGTGCCTAGAAATACAAACCTTTCAGGGTCCAAATGA